The Bos javanicus breed banteng chromosome 11, ARS-OSU_banteng_1.0, whole genome shotgun sequence genome includes a window with the following:
- the EIF2B4 gene encoding translation initiation factor eIF-2B subunit delta isoform X4 produces the protein MATAAVAVREDSGSGMKAELAPRPGAEGREMTQEEKLQLRKEKKQQKKKRKEEKGAETETGSAVSAAQCQGPAKHLAGPDSQLGTAKEKVPAGRSKAELRAERRAKQEAERALKQARKGDQGGPPPQACPSTAGETPSGVKRLPEHSQVDDPTLLRRLVKKPERQQVPTRKDYGSKVSLFSHLPQYSRQNSLTQFMSIPSSVIHPAMVRLGLQYSQGLVSGSNARCIALLRALQQVIQDYTTPPSEELSRDLVNKLKPYFSFLTQCRPLSASMYNAIKFLNKEITGVSSSKREEEAKSELRAAIDRYIKEKIVLAAQAISRFAYKKISNGDVILVYGCSSLVSHILQEAWAKGRQFRVVVVDSRPRLEAKHTLRSLVRAGVPASYLLIPAASYVLPEVSKVLLGAHALLANGSVMSRVGTAQLALVARAHNVPVLVCCETYKFCERVQTDAFVSNELDDPDDLLCERGEHVALANWQNHSSLRLLNLVYDVTPPELVDLVITELGMIPCSSVPVVLRVKSSDQ, from the exons ATGGCTACCGCGGCTGTGGCTGTTCGCGAGG ACTCGGGATCTGGGATGAAGGCGGAGCTTGCTCCTCGGCCTGGG gcagaggggagggagatgACCCAAGAAGAAAAGCTGCAGCTtcggaaagaaaagaaacagcagaaGAAGAAAcggaaagaggaaaagggggcagaaaCAGAAACTGGCTCCGCTGTATCTGCAGCCCAGTGTCAAG GCCCAGCCAAACACCTGGCAGGACCGGACAGTCAGTTGGGCACTGCCAAGGAGAAAGTTCCAGCAGGTAGGAGTAAAGCTGAACTTCGAGCTGAACGGCGGGCCAAGCAAGAGGCTGAACGGGCCCTGAAGCAGGCAAGAAAAGGGGACCAAGGAGGGCCACCTCCTCAAGCCTGCCCCAGCACAGCTGGAGAAACCCCCTCAG gagtgaAGCGTCTGCCTGAGCATAGTCAGGTTGATGACCCCACACTTCTGAGAAGGCTTGTGAAAAAACCAGAGCGACAGCAG GTTCCTACACGAAAGGATTATGGATCCAAAGTCAGTCTCTTCTCCCACCTACCCCAGTACAGCAGACAAAACTCTTTGACCCAGTTTATGAG CATCCCATCCTCTGTGATCCACCCAGCCATGGTGCGGCTCGGCCTGCAGTACTCCCAGGGCCTGGTCAGTGGCTCCAATGCCCGGTGCATCGCCCTGCTTCGTGCCTTGCAGCAG GTGATTCAGGACTACACAACACCTCCCAGTGAAGAATTGTCAAGGGACCTAGTGAATAAACTAAAGCCCTACTTCAG ctTCCTGACTCAATGCCGTCCCCTGTCAGCCAGCATGTACAACGCCATCAAGTTCCTTAACAAGGAGATCACGGGTGTGAGCAGCTCTAAGCGGGAAGAGGAG GCCAAGTCAGAACTACGAGCAGCTATTGACAGATATATAAAAGAGAAGATTGTGCTTGCAGCTCAGGCAATCTCACGCTTTGCTTATAAGAAGATCAGTAATGGAGATGTGATCCTGGTATATGGATG CTCATCTCTGGTATCACACATTCTTCAGGAGGCTTGGGCTAAGGGCCGGCAATTTCGCGTGGTAGTGGTGGACAGCCGGCCACGGCTGGAGGCAAAGCACACACTACGTTCTCTGGTCCGTGCTGGGGTCCCTGCCTCCTACCTGCTGATTCCTGCAGCTTCCTATGTGCTCCCAGAG GTTTCTAAGGTGCTACTGGGAGCTCATGCTCTCCTGGCGAATGGGTCTGTGATGTCCCGGGTAGGGACAGCACAGCTGGCCCTGGTGGCACGGGCCCATAATGTACCAGTGCTGGTCTGCTGTGAAACATACAAGTTCTGTGAGCGTGTGCAGACTGACGCCTTTGTTTCTAATGAGCTAG ATGACCCTGATGATCTGCTGTGTGAGCGAGGAGAACATGTGGCCCTGGCTAACTGGCAGAACCACTCGTCGCTACGGTTGTTGAATCTGGTCTATGATGTGACCCCCCCAGAACTGGTAGACCTGGTGATCACAGAGCTGGGGATGATCCCTTGCAGTTCTGTACCTGTTGTCCTACGAGTCAAGAGTAGTGACCAGTGA
- the EIF2B4 gene encoding translation initiation factor eIF-2B subunit delta isoform X3, translated as MATAAVAVREDSGSGMKAELAPRPGAEGREMTQEEKLQLRKEKKQQKKKRKEEKGAETETGSAVSAAQCQVGPAKHLAGPDSQLGTAKEKVPAGRSKAELRAERRAKQEAERALKQARKGDQGGPPPQACPSTAGETPSGVKRLPEHSQVDDPTLLRRLVKKPERQQVPTRKDYGSKVSLFSHLPQYSRQNSLTQFMSIPSSVIHPAMVRLGLQYSQGLVSGSNARCIALLRALQQVIQDYTTPPSEELSRDLVNKLKPYFSFLTQCRPLSASMYNAIKFLNKEITGVSSSKREEEAKSELRAAIDRYIKEKIVLAAQAISRFAYKKISNGDVILVYGCSSLVSHILQEAWAKGRQFRVVVVDSRPRLEAKHTLRSLVRAGVPASYLLIPAASYVLPEVSKVLLGAHALLANGSVMSRVGTAQLALVARAHNVPVLVCCETYKFCERVQTDAFVSNELDDPDDLLCERGEHVALANWQNHSSLRLLNLVYDVTPPELVDLVITELGMIPCSSVPVVLRVKSSDQ; from the exons ATGGCTACCGCGGCTGTGGCTGTTCGCGAGG ACTCGGGATCTGGGATGAAGGCGGAGCTTGCTCCTCGGCCTGGG gcagaggggagggagatgACCCAAGAAGAAAAGCTGCAGCTtcggaaagaaaagaaacagcagaaGAAGAAAcggaaagaggaaaagggggcagaaaCAGAAACTGGCTCCGCTGTATCTGCAGCCCAGTGTCAAG TAGGCCCAGCCAAACACCTGGCAGGACCGGACAGTCAGTTGGGCACTGCCAAGGAGAAAGTTCCAGCAGGTAGGAGTAAAGCTGAACTTCGAGCTGAACGGCGGGCCAAGCAAGAGGCTGAACGGGCCCTGAAGCAGGCAAGAAAAGGGGACCAAGGAGGGCCACCTCCTCAAGCCTGCCCCAGCACAGCTGGAGAAACCCCCTCAG gagtgaAGCGTCTGCCTGAGCATAGTCAGGTTGATGACCCCACACTTCTGAGAAGGCTTGTGAAAAAACCAGAGCGACAGCAG GTTCCTACACGAAAGGATTATGGATCCAAAGTCAGTCTCTTCTCCCACCTACCCCAGTACAGCAGACAAAACTCTTTGACCCAGTTTATGAG CATCCCATCCTCTGTGATCCACCCAGCCATGGTGCGGCTCGGCCTGCAGTACTCCCAGGGCCTGGTCAGTGGCTCCAATGCCCGGTGCATCGCCCTGCTTCGTGCCTTGCAGCAG GTGATTCAGGACTACACAACACCTCCCAGTGAAGAATTGTCAAGGGACCTAGTGAATAAACTAAAGCCCTACTTCAG ctTCCTGACTCAATGCCGTCCCCTGTCAGCCAGCATGTACAACGCCATCAAGTTCCTTAACAAGGAGATCACGGGTGTGAGCAGCTCTAAGCGGGAAGAGGAG GCCAAGTCAGAACTACGAGCAGCTATTGACAGATATATAAAAGAGAAGATTGTGCTTGCAGCTCAGGCAATCTCACGCTTTGCTTATAAGAAGATCAGTAATGGAGATGTGATCCTGGTATATGGATG CTCATCTCTGGTATCACACATTCTTCAGGAGGCTTGGGCTAAGGGCCGGCAATTTCGCGTGGTAGTGGTGGACAGCCGGCCACGGCTGGAGGCAAAGCACACACTACGTTCTCTGGTCCGTGCTGGGGTCCCTGCCTCCTACCTGCTGATTCCTGCAGCTTCCTATGTGCTCCCAGAG GTTTCTAAGGTGCTACTGGGAGCTCATGCTCTCCTGGCGAATGGGTCTGTGATGTCCCGGGTAGGGACAGCACAGCTGGCCCTGGTGGCACGGGCCCATAATGTACCAGTGCTGGTCTGCTGTGAAACATACAAGTTCTGTGAGCGTGTGCAGACTGACGCCTTTGTTTCTAATGAGCTAG ATGACCCTGATGATCTGCTGTGTGAGCGAGGAGAACATGTGGCCCTGGCTAACTGGCAGAACCACTCGTCGCTACGGTTGTTGAATCTGGTCTATGATGTGACCCCCCCAGAACTGGTAGACCTGGTGATCACAGAGCTGGGGATGATCCCTTGCAGTTCTGTACCTGTTGTCCTACGAGTCAAGAGTAGTGACCAGTGA
- the EIF2B4 gene encoding translation initiation factor eIF-2B subunit delta isoform X2: MPSQQPAVPSTSPPKPSRSLSSSLCALFSDADSGSGMKAELAPRPGAEGREMTQEEKLQLRKEKKQQKKKRKEEKGAETETGSAVSAAQCQGPAKHLAGPDSQLGTAKEKVPAGRSKAELRAERRAKQEAERALKQARKGDQGGPPPQACPSTAGETPSGVKRLPEHSQVDDPTLLRRLVKKPERQQVPTRKDYGSKVSLFSHLPQYSRQNSLTQFMSIPSSVIHPAMVRLGLQYSQGLVSGSNARCIALLRALQQVIQDYTTPPSEELSRDLVNKLKPYFSFLTQCRPLSASMYNAIKFLNKEITGVSSSKREEEAKSELRAAIDRYIKEKIVLAAQAISRFAYKKISNGDVILVYGCSSLVSHILQEAWAKGRQFRVVVVDSRPRLEAKHTLRSLVRAGVPASYLLIPAASYVLPEVSKVLLGAHALLANGSVMSRVGTAQLALVARAHNVPVLVCCETYKFCERVQTDAFVSNELDDPDDLLCERGEHVALANWQNHSSLRLLNLVYDVTPPELVDLVITELGMIPCSSVPVVLRVKSSDQ; this comes from the exons ATGCCGAGCCAGCAACCAGCTGTGCCGAGTACGAGTCCCCCCAAACCCTCCCGGAGCCTCTCTAGTTCACTTTGTGCCCTGTTTTCTGATGCAGACTCGGGATCTGGGATGAAGGCGGAGCTTGCTCCTCGGCCTGGG gcagaggggagggagatgACCCAAGAAGAAAAGCTGCAGCTtcggaaagaaaagaaacagcagaaGAAGAAAcggaaagaggaaaagggggcagaaaCAGAAACTGGCTCCGCTGTATCTGCAGCCCAGTGTCAAG GCCCAGCCAAACACCTGGCAGGACCGGACAGTCAGTTGGGCACTGCCAAGGAGAAAGTTCCAGCAGGTAGGAGTAAAGCTGAACTTCGAGCTGAACGGCGGGCCAAGCAAGAGGCTGAACGGGCCCTGAAGCAGGCAAGAAAAGGGGACCAAGGAGGGCCACCTCCTCAAGCCTGCCCCAGCACAGCTGGAGAAACCCCCTCAG gagtgaAGCGTCTGCCTGAGCATAGTCAGGTTGATGACCCCACACTTCTGAGAAGGCTTGTGAAAAAACCAGAGCGACAGCAG GTTCCTACACGAAAGGATTATGGATCCAAAGTCAGTCTCTTCTCCCACCTACCCCAGTACAGCAGACAAAACTCTTTGACCCAGTTTATGAG CATCCCATCCTCTGTGATCCACCCAGCCATGGTGCGGCTCGGCCTGCAGTACTCCCAGGGCCTGGTCAGTGGCTCCAATGCCCGGTGCATCGCCCTGCTTCGTGCCTTGCAGCAG GTGATTCAGGACTACACAACACCTCCCAGTGAAGAATTGTCAAGGGACCTAGTGAATAAACTAAAGCCCTACTTCAG ctTCCTGACTCAATGCCGTCCCCTGTCAGCCAGCATGTACAACGCCATCAAGTTCCTTAACAAGGAGATCACGGGTGTGAGCAGCTCTAAGCGGGAAGAGGAG GCCAAGTCAGAACTACGAGCAGCTATTGACAGATATATAAAAGAGAAGATTGTGCTTGCAGCTCAGGCAATCTCACGCTTTGCTTATAAGAAGATCAGTAATGGAGATGTGATCCTGGTATATGGATG CTCATCTCTGGTATCACACATTCTTCAGGAGGCTTGGGCTAAGGGCCGGCAATTTCGCGTGGTAGTGGTGGACAGCCGGCCACGGCTGGAGGCAAAGCACACACTACGTTCTCTGGTCCGTGCTGGGGTCCCTGCCTCCTACCTGCTGATTCCTGCAGCTTCCTATGTGCTCCCAGAG GTTTCTAAGGTGCTACTGGGAGCTCATGCTCTCCTGGCGAATGGGTCTGTGATGTCCCGGGTAGGGACAGCACAGCTGGCCCTGGTGGCACGGGCCCATAATGTACCAGTGCTGGTCTGCTGTGAAACATACAAGTTCTGTGAGCGTGTGCAGACTGACGCCTTTGTTTCTAATGAGCTAG ATGACCCTGATGATCTGCTGTGTGAGCGAGGAGAACATGTGGCCCTGGCTAACTGGCAGAACCACTCGTCGCTACGGTTGTTGAATCTGGTCTATGATGTGACCCCCCCAGAACTGGTAGACCTGGTGATCACAGAGCTGGGGATGATCCCTTGCAGTTCTGTACCTGTTGTCCTACGAGTCAAGAGTAGTGACCAGTGA
- the EIF2B4 gene encoding translation initiation factor eIF-2B subunit delta isoform X1 codes for MPSQQPAVPSTSPPKPSRSLSSSLCALFSDADSGSGMKAELAPRPGAEGREMTQEEKLQLRKEKKQQKKKRKEEKGAETETGSAVSAAQCQVGPAKHLAGPDSQLGTAKEKVPAGRSKAELRAERRAKQEAERALKQARKGDQGGPPPQACPSTAGETPSGVKRLPEHSQVDDPTLLRRLVKKPERQQVPTRKDYGSKVSLFSHLPQYSRQNSLTQFMSIPSSVIHPAMVRLGLQYSQGLVSGSNARCIALLRALQQVIQDYTTPPSEELSRDLVNKLKPYFSFLTQCRPLSASMYNAIKFLNKEITGVSSSKREEEAKSELRAAIDRYIKEKIVLAAQAISRFAYKKISNGDVILVYGCSSLVSHILQEAWAKGRQFRVVVVDSRPRLEAKHTLRSLVRAGVPASYLLIPAASYVLPEVSKVLLGAHALLANGSVMSRVGTAQLALVARAHNVPVLVCCETYKFCERVQTDAFVSNELDDPDDLLCERGEHVALANWQNHSSLRLLNLVYDVTPPELVDLVITELGMIPCSSVPVVLRVKSSDQ; via the exons ATGCCGAGCCAGCAACCAGCTGTGCCGAGTACGAGTCCCCCCAAACCCTCCCGGAGCCTCTCTAGTTCACTTTGTGCCCTGTTTTCTGATGCAGACTCGGGATCTGGGATGAAGGCGGAGCTTGCTCCTCGGCCTGGG gcagaggggagggagatgACCCAAGAAGAAAAGCTGCAGCTtcggaaagaaaagaaacagcagaaGAAGAAAcggaaagaggaaaagggggcagaaaCAGAAACTGGCTCCGCTGTATCTGCAGCCCAGTGTCAAG TAGGCCCAGCCAAACACCTGGCAGGACCGGACAGTCAGTTGGGCACTGCCAAGGAGAAAGTTCCAGCAGGTAGGAGTAAAGCTGAACTTCGAGCTGAACGGCGGGCCAAGCAAGAGGCTGAACGGGCCCTGAAGCAGGCAAGAAAAGGGGACCAAGGAGGGCCACCTCCTCAAGCCTGCCCCAGCACAGCTGGAGAAACCCCCTCAG gagtgaAGCGTCTGCCTGAGCATAGTCAGGTTGATGACCCCACACTTCTGAGAAGGCTTGTGAAAAAACCAGAGCGACAGCAG GTTCCTACACGAAAGGATTATGGATCCAAAGTCAGTCTCTTCTCCCACCTACCCCAGTACAGCAGACAAAACTCTTTGACCCAGTTTATGAG CATCCCATCCTCTGTGATCCACCCAGCCATGGTGCGGCTCGGCCTGCAGTACTCCCAGGGCCTGGTCAGTGGCTCCAATGCCCGGTGCATCGCCCTGCTTCGTGCCTTGCAGCAG GTGATTCAGGACTACACAACACCTCCCAGTGAAGAATTGTCAAGGGACCTAGTGAATAAACTAAAGCCCTACTTCAG ctTCCTGACTCAATGCCGTCCCCTGTCAGCCAGCATGTACAACGCCATCAAGTTCCTTAACAAGGAGATCACGGGTGTGAGCAGCTCTAAGCGGGAAGAGGAG GCCAAGTCAGAACTACGAGCAGCTATTGACAGATATATAAAAGAGAAGATTGTGCTTGCAGCTCAGGCAATCTCACGCTTTGCTTATAAGAAGATCAGTAATGGAGATGTGATCCTGGTATATGGATG CTCATCTCTGGTATCACACATTCTTCAGGAGGCTTGGGCTAAGGGCCGGCAATTTCGCGTGGTAGTGGTGGACAGCCGGCCACGGCTGGAGGCAAAGCACACACTACGTTCTCTGGTCCGTGCTGGGGTCCCTGCCTCCTACCTGCTGATTCCTGCAGCTTCCTATGTGCTCCCAGAG GTTTCTAAGGTGCTACTGGGAGCTCATGCTCTCCTGGCGAATGGGTCTGTGATGTCCCGGGTAGGGACAGCACAGCTGGCCCTGGTGGCACGGGCCCATAATGTACCAGTGCTGGTCTGCTGTGAAACATACAAGTTCTGTGAGCGTGTGCAGACTGACGCCTTTGTTTCTAATGAGCTAG ATGACCCTGATGATCTGCTGTGTGAGCGAGGAGAACATGTGGCCCTGGCTAACTGGCAGAACCACTCGTCGCTACGGTTGTTGAATCTGGTCTATGATGTGACCCCCCCAGAACTGGTAGACCTGGTGATCACAGAGCTGGGGATGATCCCTTGCAGTTCTGTACCTGTTGTCCTACGAGTCAAGAGTAGTGACCAGTGA
- the EIF2B4 gene encoding translation initiation factor eIF-2B subunit delta isoform X5: MKAELAPRPGAEGREMTQEEKLQLRKEKKQQKKKRKEEKGAETETGSAVSAAQCQVGPAKHLAGPDSQLGTAKEKVPAGRSKAELRAERRAKQEAERALKQARKGDQGGPPPQACPSTAGETPSGVKRLPEHSQVDDPTLLRRLVKKPERQQVPTRKDYGSKVSLFSHLPQYSRQNSLTQFMSIPSSVIHPAMVRLGLQYSQGLVSGSNARCIALLRALQQVIQDYTTPPSEELSRDLVNKLKPYFSFLTQCRPLSASMYNAIKFLNKEITGVSSSKREEEAKSELRAAIDRYIKEKIVLAAQAISRFAYKKISNGDVILVYGCSSLVSHILQEAWAKGRQFRVVVVDSRPRLEAKHTLRSLVRAGVPASYLLIPAASYVLPEVSKVLLGAHALLANGSVMSRVGTAQLALVARAHNVPVLVCCETYKFCERVQTDAFVSNELDDPDDLLCERGEHVALANWQNHSSLRLLNLVYDVTPPELVDLVITELGMIPCSSVPVVLRVKSSDQ; encoded by the exons ATGAAGGCGGAGCTTGCTCCTCGGCCTGGG gcagaggggagggagatgACCCAAGAAGAAAAGCTGCAGCTtcggaaagaaaagaaacagcagaaGAAGAAAcggaaagaggaaaagggggcagaaaCAGAAACTGGCTCCGCTGTATCTGCAGCCCAGTGTCAAG TAGGCCCAGCCAAACACCTGGCAGGACCGGACAGTCAGTTGGGCACTGCCAAGGAGAAAGTTCCAGCAGGTAGGAGTAAAGCTGAACTTCGAGCTGAACGGCGGGCCAAGCAAGAGGCTGAACGGGCCCTGAAGCAGGCAAGAAAAGGGGACCAAGGAGGGCCACCTCCTCAAGCCTGCCCCAGCACAGCTGGAGAAACCCCCTCAG gagtgaAGCGTCTGCCTGAGCATAGTCAGGTTGATGACCCCACACTTCTGAGAAGGCTTGTGAAAAAACCAGAGCGACAGCAG GTTCCTACACGAAAGGATTATGGATCCAAAGTCAGTCTCTTCTCCCACCTACCCCAGTACAGCAGACAAAACTCTTTGACCCAGTTTATGAG CATCCCATCCTCTGTGATCCACCCAGCCATGGTGCGGCTCGGCCTGCAGTACTCCCAGGGCCTGGTCAGTGGCTCCAATGCCCGGTGCATCGCCCTGCTTCGTGCCTTGCAGCAG GTGATTCAGGACTACACAACACCTCCCAGTGAAGAATTGTCAAGGGACCTAGTGAATAAACTAAAGCCCTACTTCAG ctTCCTGACTCAATGCCGTCCCCTGTCAGCCAGCATGTACAACGCCATCAAGTTCCTTAACAAGGAGATCACGGGTGTGAGCAGCTCTAAGCGGGAAGAGGAG GCCAAGTCAGAACTACGAGCAGCTATTGACAGATATATAAAAGAGAAGATTGTGCTTGCAGCTCAGGCAATCTCACGCTTTGCTTATAAGAAGATCAGTAATGGAGATGTGATCCTGGTATATGGATG CTCATCTCTGGTATCACACATTCTTCAGGAGGCTTGGGCTAAGGGCCGGCAATTTCGCGTGGTAGTGGTGGACAGCCGGCCACGGCTGGAGGCAAAGCACACACTACGTTCTCTGGTCCGTGCTGGGGTCCCTGCCTCCTACCTGCTGATTCCTGCAGCTTCCTATGTGCTCCCAGAG GTTTCTAAGGTGCTACTGGGAGCTCATGCTCTCCTGGCGAATGGGTCTGTGATGTCCCGGGTAGGGACAGCACAGCTGGCCCTGGTGGCACGGGCCCATAATGTACCAGTGCTGGTCTGCTGTGAAACATACAAGTTCTGTGAGCGTGTGCAGACTGACGCCTTTGTTTCTAATGAGCTAG ATGACCCTGATGATCTGCTGTGTGAGCGAGGAGAACATGTGGCCCTGGCTAACTGGCAGAACCACTCGTCGCTACGGTTGTTGAATCTGGTCTATGATGTGACCCCCCCAGAACTGGTAGACCTGGTGATCACAGAGCTGGGGATGATCCCTTGCAGTTCTGTACCTGTTGTCCTACGAGTCAAGAGTAGTGACCAGTGA
- the EIF2B4 gene encoding translation initiation factor eIF-2B subunit delta isoform X6, which produces MVRLGLQYSQGLVSGSNARCIALLRALQQVIQDYTTPPSEELSRDLVNKLKPYFSFLTQCRPLSASMYNAIKFLNKEITGVSSSKREEEAKSELRAAIDRYIKEKIVLAAQAISRFAYKKISNGDVILVYGCSSLVSHILQEAWAKGRQFRVVVVDSRPRLEAKHTLRSLVRAGVPASYLLIPAASYVLPEVSKVLLGAHALLANGSVMSRVGTAQLALVARAHNVPVLVCCETYKFCERVQTDAFVSNELDDPDDLLCERGEHVALANWQNHSSLRLLNLVYDVTPPELVDLVITELGMIPCSSVPVVLRVKSSDQ; this is translated from the exons ATGGTGCGGCTCGGCCTGCAGTACTCCCAGGGCCTGGTCAGTGGCTCCAATGCCCGGTGCATCGCCCTGCTTCGTGCCTTGCAGCAG GTGATTCAGGACTACACAACACCTCCCAGTGAAGAATTGTCAAGGGACCTAGTGAATAAACTAAAGCCCTACTTCAG ctTCCTGACTCAATGCCGTCCCCTGTCAGCCAGCATGTACAACGCCATCAAGTTCCTTAACAAGGAGATCACGGGTGTGAGCAGCTCTAAGCGGGAAGAGGAG GCCAAGTCAGAACTACGAGCAGCTATTGACAGATATATAAAAGAGAAGATTGTGCTTGCAGCTCAGGCAATCTCACGCTTTGCTTATAAGAAGATCAGTAATGGAGATGTGATCCTGGTATATGGATG CTCATCTCTGGTATCACACATTCTTCAGGAGGCTTGGGCTAAGGGCCGGCAATTTCGCGTGGTAGTGGTGGACAGCCGGCCACGGCTGGAGGCAAAGCACACACTACGTTCTCTGGTCCGTGCTGGGGTCCCTGCCTCCTACCTGCTGATTCCTGCAGCTTCCTATGTGCTCCCAGAG GTTTCTAAGGTGCTACTGGGAGCTCATGCTCTCCTGGCGAATGGGTCTGTGATGTCCCGGGTAGGGACAGCACAGCTGGCCCTGGTGGCACGGGCCCATAATGTACCAGTGCTGGTCTGCTGTGAAACATACAAGTTCTGTGAGCGTGTGCAGACTGACGCCTTTGTTTCTAATGAGCTAG ATGACCCTGATGATCTGCTGTGTGAGCGAGGAGAACATGTGGCCCTGGCTAACTGGCAGAACCACTCGTCGCTACGGTTGTTGAATCTGGTCTATGATGTGACCCCCCCAGAACTGGTAGACCTGGTGATCACAGAGCTGGGGATGATCCCTTGCAGTTCTGTACCTGTTGTCCTACGAGTCAAGAGTAGTGACCAGTGA